The proteins below come from a single Verrucomicrobiota bacterium genomic window:
- a CDS encoding DNA photolyase family protein — MKRVIHWFRRDFRITDNTALAAAVAAAGPDGEVIPVYVASDWKGSHEWTGPARQEFLCGCLASLAKNLEAIGGRLIILRGDAVKELEKLVAETGATEIFANRDPDPFGRLVEGRLDIMAKARGLELFLPKDACIHERDEALTGQGTVFRVFTPYSKVWFGLPKPSPGPAIKKLSTPSGISSLPLPLLSEWEMSSSASIPEPGERAARERLKAFIAGPIASYGEKRDLMGVNGTSHLSQDLRFGLISPRQIYEASKNVEESLPPEGRKSAMKFLAEIVWREFYMQLLWHYPELLKQEFNTTWRGMEWPGLPGVPDAFDRWCAGMTGFPIVDAAMRQLAATGWMHNRSRMITAMFLTKDLHLDWRLGEAFFMRSLVDGEIASNNGGWQWSAGTGADAAPYFRIQNPWSQTKRYDPEGTYIRTWIPELRNVSNGSLLDPPSDGCPIAPGYPAPMLEHSAERDRTLDLFARHKAQPEVQARLKVV, encoded by the coding sequence ATGAAACGCGTTATCCATTGGTTTCGCCGGGATTTCCGAATCACCGACAATACGGCGCTTGCTGCTGCGGTCGCCGCTGCCGGCCCCGACGGTGAAGTCATCCCCGTTTACGTGGCGAGCGACTGGAAGGGATCGCATGAATGGACCGGACCGGCTCGACAGGAGTTCCTCTGCGGGTGCCTGGCATCTTTGGCCAAAAATCTGGAAGCGATCGGTGGGCGTCTGATCATTCTGCGCGGCGACGCGGTGAAGGAACTGGAAAAGCTGGTTGCCGAGACGGGAGCGACGGAAATCTTCGCGAATCGTGATCCCGATCCCTTCGGCCGGTTGGTTGAAGGCCGACTCGATATCATGGCCAAGGCGCGTGGACTCGAACTCTTCCTTCCCAAGGATGCCTGCATCCATGAACGCGATGAGGCGCTCACCGGTCAGGGAACGGTGTTTCGCGTCTTCACTCCCTATTCGAAGGTCTGGTTCGGTCTGCCGAAGCCTTCACCAGGGCCTGCGATCAAAAAGCTCTCAACCCCCTCCGGCATCTCCTCGCTTCCTCTGCCACTGCTTTCCGAGTGGGAGATGAGTTCCTCCGCAAGTATCCCCGAGCCAGGCGAGCGGGCAGCCCGTGAACGCTTGAAGGCCTTTATTGCCGGGCCCATCGCTTCCTATGGGGAGAAGCGTGATCTTATGGGGGTGAACGGTACGTCGCATCTTTCGCAGGATCTCCGCTTCGGCCTGATCTCTCCGCGTCAGATTTATGAGGCATCAAAGAATGTAGAGGAAAGTTTGCCCCCCGAGGGACGGAAGAGCGCGATGAAGTTCCTGGCCGAGATCGTCTGGAGGGAGTTCTACATGCAGCTGCTCTGGCATTATCCGGAACTCCTCAAGCAGGAATTCAACACCACATGGCGAGGCATGGAGTGGCCGGGCCTACCCGGAGTTCCAGACGCTTTCGACCGCTGGTGCGCCGGCATGACGGGATTCCCCATCGTGGATGCCGCCATGCGTCAGCTCGCCGCGACGGGATGGATGCATAATCGCTCCCGGATGATCACGGCGATGTTCCTGACCAAGGACCTGCATCTCGACTGGCGCCTCGGGGAGGCCTTCTTTATGCGGTCGCTCGTGGATGGGGAGATCGCCAGCAACAACGGTGGCTGGCAGTGGAGCGCAGGGACGGGGGCTGATGCAGCCCCTTACTTCCGCATTCAGAATCCTTGGAGCCAGACTAAGCGCTATGACCCAGAGGGTACCTATATCCGAACCTGGATCCCGGAACTAAGGAATGTCTCCAATGGATCCCTGCTGGATCCACCCTCCGATGGGTGCCCTATTGCACCGGGGTATCCCGCCCCGATGCTGGAACATTCAGCCGAGCGAGATCGCACGCTCGATCTCTTTGCCCGTCACAAGGCCCAGCCTGAAGTTCAGGCAAGGCTGAAAGTCGTCTAG
- a CDS encoding protease inhibitor I42 family protein translates to MGSDSKSSVRIFHALPFMRRLLSGLILGLLLSSWATAAQLDLTEKENGKDLWIDRGDLLVFRLSSNPSTGYSWSVAASKPKLLLQQGEAACEIPKSAKGRIGAGGTEVWRFRAVRAGTLTLTFSYARVWEKGVPPVRTLSWPVTIRK, encoded by the coding sequence ATGGGTTCTGATTCCAAATCATCCGTCCGGATTTTCCATGCGCTGCCCTTCATGAGGCGCCTCCTCTCTGGATTGATCCTTGGACTTCTTCTTTCCAGTTGGGCTACGGCCGCTCAGCTCGATCTCACGGAGAAGGAGAATGGAAAAGATCTTTGGATAGATCGCGGCGATCTTTTGGTGTTCCGCCTCTCTTCCAACCCATCGACGGGCTACTCGTGGAGTGTCGCCGCCTCCAAGCCGAAACTTCTGCTTCAGCAAGGGGAGGCGGCCTGCGAGATTCCCAAATCCGCCAAGGGTCGTATCGGCGCGGGGGGAACCGAGGTCTGGAGGTTCCGTGCGGTACGGGCGGGAACGCTGACCCTCACCTTCTCCTACGCCCGAGTCTGGGAGAAGGGTGTCCCTCCCGTAAGGACGCTCAGCTGGCCCGTTACGATCAGGAAATGA
- a CDS encoding capsular biosynthesis protein yields MPDSTASDEMSRPDQGAGGRVFLFLQGPNCAFFTGIADELESRGHRCLRINLCFGDWLFWRRKGAINYRGSFKKWEAFLEAFMEREGVTDLILNGEKRNYHKAAVALAKARGIEVTVTDFGYLRPDWITLEKNGMSGDSLFPKCRDEIARLASGVAEMPVEKKFHEVTSIKVIAECAGALATVTLRMLYPGYHPYQLDNPLLFGAGYLWRLLKNRICRRKRELLVSSILRDGQVFYLYAMQMEMDFQIRAYSSYPNQQAAFWEVISSFARNAPVDSLLVMKIHPLDPGLVNWAKQIRAFAEEAGVAQRVCFLDGGVLEELIRNCQGVITINSTVGLNALRMGNRVKALGQAVYNLEGLTFQGELDDFWESRDGVDARFCDDFVKALSATTQIRGVYFGKEGLRHAINEAAMRLHLGCVNKLMPASQSKSVP; encoded by the coding sequence ATGCCTGACTCCACGGCGAGTGATGAGATGTCACGCCCGGATCAGGGAGCGGGCGGGCGAGTCTTCCTCTTCCTCCAAGGGCCAAACTGCGCATTTTTCACCGGGATCGCCGATGAGCTTGAGTCTCGGGGACATCGGTGTCTGCGTATCAATCTTTGCTTCGGTGACTGGCTTTTCTGGAGGCGCAAGGGGGCGATCAACTACCGGGGATCGTTCAAAAAATGGGAGGCATTTCTCGAGGCATTCATGGAGAGGGAGGGTGTTACGGACCTGATCCTTAACGGGGAAAAACGCAACTATCACAAAGCGGCGGTTGCCTTGGCCAAGGCGAGGGGAATCGAGGTGACGGTGACGGACTTCGGATATCTCCGCCCCGATTGGATCACTTTAGAAAAAAACGGGATGTCCGGTGATTCGCTTTTCCCAAAATGCCGTGATGAGATCGCAAGGCTGGCATCAGGTGTGGCAGAGATGCCCGTTGAGAAGAAGTTTCATGAGGTGACGTCCATCAAGGTGATTGCTGAATGTGCCGGGGCATTGGCGACGGTAACCCTCCGGATGCTTTATCCCGGCTATCATCCCTACCAACTGGATAATCCCCTCCTTTTCGGGGCCGGCTATCTCTGGAGGCTTCTTAAAAACAGGATCTGCAGGAGAAAAAGGGAGCTCCTTGTTTCCAGCATTCTCCGTGATGGTCAGGTATTTTATCTCTACGCCATGCAGATGGAGATGGATTTCCAGATCCGGGCCTATTCCTCCTATCCCAACCAACAGGCTGCTTTCTGGGAGGTGATCAGTTCATTCGCAAGAAATGCCCCGGTGGACTCCTTGCTGGTGATGAAGATTCATCCCTTGGATCCAGGTCTGGTGAACTGGGCAAAACAGATTCGTGCCTTTGCGGAGGAGGCGGGAGTTGCCCAGCGGGTCTGCTTCCTGGATGGCGGCGTGCTCGAGGAATTGATCCGCAACTGCCAGGGAGTGATTACGATCAACAGCACGGTAGGGTTGAATGCGCTCCGAATGGGAAATCGGGTGAAGGCTCTAGGCCAGGCTGTATACAATCTCGAGGGGCTGACTTTCCAGGGAGAGCTGGATGATTTTTGGGAGAGTCGTGATGGGGTGGATGCCCGGTTCTGCGATGACTTTGTGAAAGCCCTCTCTGCAACGACACAAATCCGGGGGGTCTATTTCGGGAAGGAGGGTCTGCGCCATGCCATCAACGAAGCGGCAATGAGGCTTCATCTGGGATGCGTGAACAAGCTGATGCCAGCCAGCCAATCGAAGAGTGTGCCCTGA
- a CDS encoding glycosyltransferase family 2 protein — protein MTEGNKKISVIIPTRDKAELLSRCINSIREKSTYPDYEILIVDNGSMEPKALRLLEGEEWAINTRVLKYPGPFNFSAMINRGAEEAKGSILCLLNNDTEVISADWMETMAAGLMQEGVGVVGALLLFPDGSIQHAGDVVGGRDCVRHLDSTPGMDAYDVKAVTGACLMTRRDLFLRLGGLDEVNFPVAFNDTDYCLRVRESGQGVICTPRARLLHHEMKTRGRTWKPWDLIRLRREKRAFRRRWSALMKRD, from the coding sequence ATGACTGAGGGAAACAAAAAAATCTCCGTGATCATCCCGACGAGGGATAAGGCGGAGCTTCTGAGCCGTTGCATCAATAGTATCCGCGAGAAATCTACTTATCCGGATTACGAGATCCTGATTGTTGATAATGGGAGTATGGAGCCCAAGGCCCTTCGTCTGCTGGAGGGGGAGGAATGGGCGATAAATACGCGGGTCCTGAAATATCCGGGGCCTTTCAACTTCTCGGCGATGATCAACAGGGGTGCGGAGGAAGCAAAGGGATCAATTCTTTGTCTGCTCAATAATGACACGGAGGTGATCTCCGCCGACTGGATGGAGACGATGGCGGCGGGGCTTATGCAGGAGGGTGTCGGGGTGGTGGGGGCGCTACTGCTCTTCCCTGACGGCTCGATTCAGCATGCCGGGGATGTGGTCGGCGGGCGTGATTGCGTCCGCCATCTTGATTCAACCCCAGGCATGGATGCCTACGATGTTAAGGCGGTAACGGGAGCCTGTCTGATGACCCGGCGTGATCTCTTTCTCAGACTGGGCGGGCTCGATGAGGTGAATTTTCCCGTGGCTTTCAATGATACCGACTACTGCCTGAGGGTCAGGGAATCTGGTCAGGGTGTGATCTGCACTCCACGGGCCCGGCTTCTCCACCACGAGATGAAGACTCGAGGTCGGACATGGAAGCCATGGGATCTGATAAGGCTCCGCCGTGAGAAGAGGGCTTTTCGAAGGCGGTGGAGTGCTCTGATGAAGCGTGATTGA
- a CDS encoding HAD-IIIC family phosphatase → MSAEGNILLIGSCLSENLALRICEWLRREKRDPDSLHHLLVNHLSVLPDEPEAPIDNYSFQIIQPPLRGVLHESHYLGADLMNPEALNALETSALSQLSLFLENYLGYNTRHGLTSFVTGFIVPQRNPLGRMMPRHSLSNLQHLIRRLNERLEKICLSRTNVHYVDLDEIASRIGKRHILDDSIHALSHGALAGDFDFEHDLKRLQPPEPFSKSRELKTEEFLDDVWHDILHRYEILTRRDPLKIVIVDLDDTLWRGVLAEDGIHPHGLEGWPLGVVEALQFLKMRGILLAIASKNYESLIREKWDEIFQRRILLEDFASIRINWNPKVQSVREILEETNLLPGNALFIDDNPVERDEVGREFVGIRILGEDLYGIREYLLTAPELDVPFITTESGRRTEMIQAQGVREQSRKSMSRGEFLQSLNLKVVGHIIKSPSDQSFERARELLNKTNQFNTTGRRWTPEEIGRFFAEGGVFYTFNVTDRFTAYGLVGLLMVQGNCIRQFVMSCRVVGLDVEQQMLRSVIDRINTPEVTAEYVRTEKNHLCADLYPKNGFELRDGLWVYTKPEKKGLFKKFMTIQINR, encoded by the coding sequence ATGTCAGCTGAAGGAAACATCCTGCTGATCGGCTCCTGCCTTTCGGAGAATCTCGCCCTCCGGATCTGTGAATGGCTGCGTCGTGAGAAACGAGATCCCGATTCCCTGCATCATCTTCTTGTCAATCATCTCTCTGTGCTTCCGGATGAGCCGGAGGCCCCGATCGATAACTATTCTTTCCAGATCATCCAGCCTCCCCTGCGGGGAGTTCTGCATGAATCCCACTATCTCGGCGCCGACCTCATGAATCCTGAGGCGCTGAATGCCTTGGAGACTAGTGCGCTGAGCCAGCTCTCTCTCTTTCTGGAGAATTACCTAGGCTATAATACGCGGCACGGATTGACCTCCTTCGTGACTGGATTCATCGTCCCTCAGCGCAATCCGCTGGGGCGTATGATGCCCCGGCACTCTCTCTCGAATCTTCAGCATCTGATCCGCAGACTGAACGAGCGGCTGGAGAAAATCTGTCTCTCTCGCACCAATGTCCACTACGTCGATCTGGACGAGATCGCTTCTCGGATAGGCAAGCGGCATATCCTGGATGACTCAATCCATGCCCTGAGTCATGGGGCGTTGGCAGGTGATTTCGACTTCGAGCATGATCTCAAAAGGCTTCAGCCTCCTGAGCCCTTTAGCAAATCCAGAGAACTCAAGACTGAGGAGTTTCTCGATGATGTCTGGCACGATATTCTGCATCGTTATGAGATCCTGACGCGTCGCGATCCGCTCAAGATCGTGATTGTCGATCTGGATGACACCCTCTGGCGCGGGGTGCTGGCAGAGGATGGGATCCATCCGCACGGACTGGAAGGGTGGCCGCTCGGAGTGGTGGAGGCCCTGCAGTTCCTGAAGATGCGTGGGATCCTCCTCGCCATAGCGAGCAAGAATTACGAGTCCCTGATTCGTGAGAAATGGGATGAGATTTTCCAGCGAAGGATACTGCTCGAGGACTTCGCCTCTATCAGGATCAATTGGAATCCGAAGGTGCAGAGCGTCCGTGAGATTCTGGAGGAGACGAATCTGCTCCCTGGCAATGCACTTTTCATCGATGACAATCCGGTGGAGAGGGACGAGGTGGGCCGGGAGTTCGTCGGGATCCGTATTCTCGGCGAGGATCTCTATGGGATCCGGGAGTATCTGCTGACTGCTCCCGAGCTGGACGTTCCATTCATCACGACGGAATCAGGAAGGCGTACCGAGATGATCCAGGCGCAGGGCGTGAGGGAGCAGTCCCGGAAGTCGATGAGCCGTGGGGAGTTCCTTCAGTCCCTGAATCTGAAGGTCGTGGGTCACATCATCAAAAGTCCCTCCGATCAGAGCTTCGAGAGGGCCCGCGAACTGCTTAACAAAACGAATCAGTTCAACACAACCGGCCGTCGCTGGACCCCCGAGGAGATCGGTCGCTTCTTTGCCGAAGGGGGCGTATTCTATACCTTCAACGTCACAGACCGCTTCACTGCCTACGGATTGGTAGGGCTCCTGATGGTACAGGGAAACTGCATCCGCCAGTTTGTGATGAGCTGCCGCGTGGTCGGTCTGGATGTGGAGCAGCAGATGCTCCGCAGTGTGATCGATCGGATCAATACCCCCGAGGTCACTGCGGAGTATGTGAGAACCGAGAAGAACCACCTCTGCGCCGATCTCTATCCCAAGAACGGCTTCGAACTACGGGACGGCCTCTGGGTGTACACTAAGCCGGAGAAAAAGGGGCTGTTTAAAAAATTCATGACCATACAGATAAACCGATGA
- a CDS encoding IS5 family transposase: MNNQLSFSASEYAGKKKATRRERFLGEMEKVVPWGRLIALIEPCYPKGERGRPPIGIQRMLRIYFLAQWYGLADEALEDAIYDSQAMRNFIGVDLGGESVPDATTLLKFRHLLEKNDLTRAIFEEIGKHLKAKKLLMKEGTIVDATIINAPSSTKNAEGKRDPQMHQTRKGNQWYFGMKAHIGADAESGLVHSLVATSANVSDVSQTKHLLHGQEKRVHADAGYVGVQKREEFEGNKIDWMVAEKKGRLKSMAEGLRKDLLREWERRKAQVRAKVEHPFHIIKNLFGYRKVRYRGLRKNLAQLHSLFALANLVIAGRMLRKAQMA; the protein is encoded by the coding sequence ATGAACAACCAGCTGAGTTTTTCTGCGAGCGAATATGCCGGGAAGAAGAAGGCAACGCGAAGAGAACGCTTCCTTGGAGAAATGGAAAAGGTGGTGCCCTGGGGAAGGCTGATCGCGTTGATCGAGCCATGTTATCCGAAGGGTGAGCGAGGGAGGCCGCCGATCGGGATCCAGAGGATGCTGAGGATCTACTTCCTTGCGCAGTGGTACGGACTGGCTGATGAAGCCCTTGAGGATGCCATCTACGACAGCCAGGCGATGAGGAACTTCATTGGGGTGGATCTTGGAGGAGAAAGCGTGCCTGATGCGACGACTTTGCTAAAGTTCCGGCATCTACTGGAAAAGAACGACCTGACCCGTGCGATCTTTGAAGAGATTGGGAAGCATCTGAAGGCCAAGAAGCTCCTTATGAAAGAAGGGACTATCGTGGATGCGACCATCATCAATGCCCCCTCCTCAACCAAGAATGCGGAGGGTAAGAGGGATCCGCAGATGCATCAGACCCGCAAAGGCAATCAGTGGTACTTCGGCATGAAGGCCCATATTGGAGCGGATGCAGAATCAGGACTAGTGCATAGCCTTGTGGCGACCTCCGCCAATGTCAGTGACGTCAGCCAGACCAAGCATCTCCTTCATGGACAAGAGAAGAGGGTTCACGCAGATGCGGGATATGTTGGGGTTCAAAAGAGGGAAGAGTTTGAGGGAAACAAGATTGATTGGATGGTGGCAGAGAAGAAAGGACGCCTGAAGTCGATGGCCGAAGGATTGAGGAAAGATCTGCTGCGGGAATGGGAGCGCCGGAAGGCTCAGGTAAGAGCCAAGGTGGAGCATCCCTTCCACATCATCAAAAACCTCTTCGGATACCGGAAGGTTCGATACCGGGGGCTGAGGAAAAATCTCGCCCAACTTCACAGCCTCTTCGCCCTGGCCAATCTGGTCATTGCCGGACGCATGCTCCGGAAAGCTCAGATGGCATGA
- a CDS encoding DUF4214 domain-containing protein, with the protein MSAKNYLLEKVTKGRLGNVLEFYSNEIAKQLFVAILGREADEAGLRSYKAAIVDHRSLIPAIQGLLGSGEFSAKAVALAAPEIVDALYLSIMDRETDADGRKNCIDLIQSGTGLTEVIRSLSDAFSTSKCLQGGKVSDPIPIYWVHNQLHRWENGLDAARYTSFCEDIAKKEQTIHNFIVDGQEVSVLHKDVSTGTIGEERIKSLLNYLRNR; encoded by the coding sequence ATGTCCGCCAAAAATTATCTCTTGGAAAAAGTCACTAAAGGTAGATTAGGTAATGTCTTGGAATTTTATTCCAATGAAATTGCTAAGCAGCTTTTTGTAGCAATTCTCGGCCGCGAGGCTGATGAGGCGGGCCTCCGCAGTTACAAGGCAGCAATAGTCGATCATCGCTCCCTCATACCTGCGATCCAAGGCCTTCTCGGATCTGGAGAATTCTCCGCCAAAGCTGTTGCTCTCGCCGCCCCGGAGATCGTCGATGCCTTGTATCTTTCAATCATGGATCGTGAGACTGACGCGGATGGGCGCAAGAACTGCATTGATCTGATTCAGTCGGGAACCGGGTTGACGGAAGTTATCAGGTCTCTTAGTGATGCATTCAGCACCTCAAAGTGTCTTCAGGGTGGGAAAGTGAGTGATCCAATACCCATCTACTGGGTACACAACCAACTCCATCGATGGGAAAATGGATTGGATGCTGCGAGATATACATCCTTCTGCGAGGACATCGCAAAAAAAGAACAAACAATCCATAACTTTATCGTTGATGGCCAGGAAGTGTCTGTGCTTCATAAGGATGTCTCTACCGGCACCATTGGTGAAGAAAGAATAAAAAGCCTTCTGAACTACTTAAGGAACCGCTGA
- a CDS encoding glycosyltransferase family 4 protein, which translates to MKTKILIEMRPAFDGYAGIPQETRLLFSMISKLDSFEVEGLLQGGGAHSNLSRGTPRKSASLFGKKKHPSRRYGTYSKVIISLKEKPYKSWVERIADYWKSRAESLALKGSLITNSKIKTTEFKSESFEDFIWRTIFAKTLPSSDFKRIVKANYKIFTVSWHGMHKAGLFSLNWWFHSIYPKVDLGDIDIFIAQTPYPARVSSRTKMVVRYHDTIPIFLPHTINDVSEHQATHLYALEGNVKSRAWFACVSEATRQDLLKLHPEVEDRAVTIHNIISPHYFKEETPFERVRGIIRSRIAAYDADTKEYDLFPKFFNLREQENFFKQNLFQKEFKYLLVVSTVEPRKNHSRAIAAWEILKEEVDPDLKLVIVGTLGWGFQTMVKQLRTWIDRGELFMLNKVPSPDLRVLYRHAAATVCPSVQEGFDFSGVEAMRSGGIALASDIPVHREIYEDAAEYFDPYSTGSTVDCLKRVLYSPDAEAIRARLEKRGDEISSRYLPDKIQPQWEAFLEKVKNSKN; encoded by the coding sequence ATGAAGACCAAGATCCTCATCGAGATGCGTCCTGCCTTTGATGGATATGCCGGCATCCCACAGGAGACCCGACTCCTCTTCTCCATGATCTCCAAGCTGGATAGTTTCGAAGTCGAGGGCCTCCTGCAGGGAGGTGGTGCACATTCTAATCTAAGCCGAGGTACTCCCAGAAAATCCGCTTCCCTCTTCGGTAAGAAAAAGCATCCTTCACGCCGTTACGGCACCTACTCGAAGGTTATCATCTCGCTCAAGGAGAAGCCCTATAAAAGTTGGGTGGAAAGGATTGCGGATTATTGGAAGAGCCGCGCTGAGTCTCTGGCGTTGAAAGGATCCTTGATCACGAATTCGAAGATCAAAACAACCGAGTTTAAGTCCGAGTCCTTCGAGGACTTCATCTGGAGAACCATCTTTGCCAAGACACTTCCCTCCAGTGACTTCAAGCGGATCGTCAAGGCTAACTACAAGATATTCACCGTATCATGGCATGGAATGCATAAGGCTGGCCTCTTTAGTCTTAATTGGTGGTTCCATTCCATCTACCCCAAAGTTGATCTGGGGGATATCGACATCTTCATCGCCCAGACACCTTACCCTGCGCGAGTGTCGAGCAGGACCAAGATGGTCGTGCGCTATCACGACACCATCCCGATCTTCCTACCTCATACCATCAATGATGTCTCCGAGCATCAGGCTACCCACCTCTATGCTCTGGAAGGCAACGTGAAGTCCCGAGCCTGGTTTGCCTGCGTCTCCGAGGCCACCCGTCAGGATCTACTCAAGCTACACCCCGAGGTGGAGGATCGGGCCGTGACGATCCATAACATCATCTCACCACATTACTTCAAGGAGGAGACCCCATTTGAAAGGGTTCGAGGGATTATAAGATCTAGGATTGCCGCCTATGATGCAGATACAAAAGAGTATGATCTCTTTCCTAAGTTCTTCAACTTGAGGGAGCAGGAGAATTTCTTTAAGCAAAACCTCTTCCAGAAAGAGTTCAAGTACCTGCTTGTTGTTTCCACCGTCGAGCCTCGCAAGAACCACTCACGCGCCATCGCTGCCTGGGAAATCCTCAAGGAAGAAGTTGATCCGGATCTTAAGCTGGTGATTGTGGGAACCCTCGGCTGGGGCTTTCAGACGATGGTCAAGCAACTACGCACTTGGATCGACCGCGGGGAGCTCTTCATGCTTAATAAAGTGCCCTCACCTGATCTCCGGGTTCTCTACCGGCATGCAGCGGCAACAGTCTGCCCCAGCGTTCAGGAGGGATTTGACTTCAGCGGAGTCGAGGCGATGAGGAGCGGAGGCATCGCGTTGGCCTCAGATATCCCGGTGCACCGAGAGATCTACGAGGATGCAGCGGAGTACTTCGACCCCTACTCTACTGGGAGTACCGTCGATTGCCTCAAGCGGGTTCTGTATAGCCCTGACGCGGAGGCCATCCGCGCGAGACTCGAGAAACGGGGAGATGAGATTTCGAGCAGATACCTGCCAGATAAGATCCAGCCACAGTGGGAGGCGTTTTTGGAGAAGGTGAAGAATTCAAAAAACTGA
- a CDS encoding ABC transporter ATP-binding protein has protein sequence MIELREVTKKYPVRGGERTVLDRITFRIERGEKIGFLGRNGAGKSTLIRLIGGAEAPTSGEIYRGMSLSWPLAFGGAFQGQLTGLDNLKFICRVYGRSIEDKIPFVEDFSELGRYFREPVGTYSSGMQARLAFAISMAVEFDCYLIDEVMTVGDRRFTQKCHEELMVKRADRSLIVVSHHEDQIRNTCTHLGVLVQGVLHRFEDLDEGYDFYHRHAHE, from the coding sequence ATGATCGAGCTTAGGGAAGTCACAAAAAAGTATCCCGTTCGTGGAGGGGAGCGCACGGTCCTCGATAGGATCACCTTCAGGATCGAGCGGGGCGAGAAGATCGGGTTTCTGGGTCGCAATGGTGCCGGGAAGTCCACCCTCATCCGCCTCATTGGGGGAGCGGAGGCCCCAACCAGCGGGGAGATCTACCGTGGAATGAGCCTCTCCTGGCCGCTGGCCTTCGGGGGAGCCTTTCAGGGACAGCTGACCGGACTTGATAACCTCAAGTTCATCTGCCGCGTCTACGGCAGGTCGATCGAGGACAAGATCCCTTTCGTCGAGGACTTCTCCGAGCTGGGCCGCTACTTCCGCGAGCCCGTCGGCACCTACTCATCCGGGATGCAGGCCCGACTGGCATTTGCCATCTCGATGGCCGTGGAGTTCGACTGCTACCTCATCGACGAGGTGATGACCGTGGGGGACAGGCGCTTCACGCAGAAATGCCACGAGGAGCTGATGGTCAAGCGGGCCGACCGCTCCCTTATCGTCGTCTCGCACCACGAGGACCAGATTCGCAATACCTGCACCCATCTGGGCGTCCTGGTCCAGGGAGTGCTTCACCGATTCGAAGACCTCGACGAGGGATACGACTTCTACCACCGCCACGCTCACGAGTGA
- a CDS encoding ABC transporter permease, giving the protein MSSSSAPAACSLPESFAIHCRVIWALMMREMITMFGRHGLGFAWIFVMPMILTVGITLAWSLRGVSEGGADIPIAAFALTGYSTLILYRNMPSTAASAVKMNVPLLYHRNVRIVDLFLARIILQISAITFSLVTLTIIFSWIGLMPPPRDPLTALNGWMATACFGIGLGFFIGSIATKHEWVDHVWHPFSYILGGIAGAALLMQSVPPKFREMLLWFPIVHGAECLRDGYFGDKFTPYYDLSYEYLASIVLLFLGLLQIRSIRGYTETYH; this is encoded by the coding sequence ATGTCTTCCTCTTCCGCCCCTGCGGCCTGCTCCCTCCCCGAGTCCTTCGCGATCCATTGCCGAGTCATCTGGGCGCTCATGATGCGCGAGATGATCACCATGTTTGGACGGCATGGGCTGGGATTTGCATGGATCTTCGTCATGCCGATGATCCTAACGGTTGGCATCACGCTGGCCTGGAGCTTGCGGGGAGTCAGCGAGGGAGGTGCTGACATCCCCATCGCCGCCTTTGCTCTGACGGGATACTCCACCCTCATTCTCTACCGCAACATGCCCAGCACGGCGGCGTCGGCGGTAAAAATGAATGTCCCCCTGCTCTACCACCGCAATGTACGGATCGTCGATCTGTTCCTGGCACGCATCATCCTCCAGATCAGCGCCATCACCTTCTCCTTGGTGACCTTGACGATCATCTTCTCGTGGATCGGACTCATGCCGCCGCCACGGGATCCCCTGACGGCTCTGAACGGCTGGATGGCAACGGCTTGCTTTGGAATTGGCCTCGGCTTTTTTATCGGATCGATCGCCACCAAACACGAATGGGTCGATCACGTCTGGCATCCCTTCTCCTACATTCTGGGAGGCATCGCCGGGGCTGCCCTGCTCATGCAATCCGTCCCCCCCAAATTCCGTGAAATGCTCCTCTGGTTCCCGATCGTTCATGGGGCGGAGTGCCTCAGGGACGGTTACTTCGGGGATAAATTCACCCCTTATTATGATCTCTCCTACGAGTATCTCGCCAGCATCGTGTTGCTTTTTCTGGGGCTGCTTCAGATCAGGTCGATCAGGGGATACACAGAGACCTATCACTGA